Proteins encoded in a region of the Diabrotica undecimpunctata isolate CICGRU chromosome 10, icDiaUnde3, whole genome shotgun sequence genome:
- the LOC140452240 gene encoding uncharacterized protein, whose product MEKFLIVRDQTTKIRKFGVQGRTLEFKIKDVPPGEEPVSWIKKAIEDIVRKGTVNILPHDQVGFTFCSKDFVRGQGWMRLKPASEVTVDDIWNHISSIYQSNSTGLNTETFCLGITTVKMPTGKGRGRKYNSFKEECSKRRGIVVIKNNDNLCLAYALVVAKAYVDKDPELTKICRDRGKIQRERALQLIDRSGVVIPSEGAGIPELQQFQAYLTDYKIVVYRYGTKGRDVIYEGHTYGPKLNLLFHKGHFNVIRSLTSAFISTYFCDKCYQPYDHKDGHSCVDTCFACRRSPACSKEAVKVPCDKCGRDFYGEVCFNVHINDICDKIKRCKQCYKIYTKSHICGEIFCKTCGKNYPSDHLCYMQPDSGKPPSKDFLFIFYDLETRQEKILLDGSLLQEPNLCVFSQRCYNCLQEEKLQFCQTCGFRLNVLNENVISIFIEYVFQIRKKFKNVVVLAHNGGGFDNQFVLNYILTKTDLTPDLIMRGTKLVSMSVGNVRFLDSLNYFPMALSALPKAFGLTELKKGYFPHLFNKGQNQSYLGPIPSLKFYDIDNLKKDARDKLINWHTAKVANGYVFDFQKEIVDYCISDVMILTQACLTFRKQLLNTSNVCPFMEATTVASTCSKVFRRNFLQSDTIGLIPKGGYRFKDNQSKIALQWLLWEEKQRNIKIQHAARGFEAVINTCKVDGLYENIVFEFQGCYYHGCPQCYPENRLARLHDDPSHCMENRYDRTAAKNQYLKSLGYEVVEIWECAFRKTMTPEIKSFTEDHPLMRTQPINARDALYGGRTGNTVEYYKAQENEKIKYVDVCSLYPWVCKRGKFPLGHPKIFVGDECRHIDLSRVSGLIKCKVLPPSNLYHPVLPAKINNKCMFVLCRKCSEDFMQGECQHSDEQKSLTGTWVIEEVVKALEKGYKIVETYEIWSYDTRELSKHQNGLFSDMMNKFIKIKQQASGWPRGCVTAEEKNRYIEQFLQIEDVRLEFTEITANPGLRSLAKLMLNSFWGKFAQRENLPKTSIVNNPKEFFAMMINPSIYVNTVVPVNEETLVVTWEYVEEAFSMSSTVNVVLASYVTALARLKLYSYLDMVGERTLYYDTDSIVYISRDGPPDLPTGDCIGDLTDELSGGHISEFVSGGPKNYAYKYILPNGDEKFCCKVKGISLNYLNSQLINFDTIKKMVLVKSEGIKIISKQVRRTTEHQVITQEIHKNYRPHSTKRKFLEDFSSVPFGYKKMKM is encoded by the coding sequence ATGGAAAAGTTTTTAATTGTCAGAGATCAAACCACGAAAATCCGTAAATTTGGTGTCCAGGGACGAACTCTGGAATTTAAAATTAAGGATGTACCGCCAGGTGAGGAACCCGTAAGTTGGATTAAAAAGGCCATCGAGGATATTGTTCGAAAGGGTACTGTAAATATTTTGCCACATGATCAGGTCGGTTTCACTTTTTGCTCCAAGGATTTCGTTAGAGGTCAGGGATGGATGAGGTTAAAACCAGCCTCAGAGGTGACAGTTGACGATATATGGAACCACATAAGTTCCATATATCAGAGCAACAGCACCGGTTTAAACACCGAAACGTTTTGTCTTGGTATTACTACCGTAAAAATGCCTACTGGAAAGGGTAGAGGTCGTAAGTACAATTCATTTAAAGAGGAGTGTTCTAAACGGCGAGgaattgttgttattaaaaacaaCGATAACCTATGCCTTGCATACGCTTTGGTTGTAGCCAAAGCTTACGTTGACAAAGACCCTGAACTTACAAAAATATGTCGCGATAGAGGGAAAATACAACGGGAAAGAGCATTGCAGTTAATAGATAGGTCTGGTGTTGTTATTCCTAGTGAGGGAGCTGGAATTCCTGAGTTGCAACAGTTTCAGGCATATCTAACAGACTATAAGATTGTGGTCTATAGATATGGAACTAAGGGACGTGATGTCATTTATGAGGGGCACACTTATGGACCAAAATTAAACCTTCTCTTTCATAAAGGTCATTTTAATGTAATTCGGTCACTGACCAGTGCGTTTATCAGTACGTATTTCTGTGATAAATGTTATCAACCCTACGACCATAAAGACGGACACAGCTGCGTTGATACGTGCTTTGCATGTCGTCGTTCACCAGCTTGTTCCAAAGAAGCTGTTAAAGTTCCCTGCGATAAATGCGGCCGGGACTTTTATGGTGAGGTATGTTTCAACGTTCACATTAACGACATATGTGACAAAATTAAAAGGTGTAAGCAATGTTACAAAATCTACACTAAAAGTCATATCTGTGGGGAGATCTTCTGTAAAACTTGTGGTAAAAATTACCCATCAGATCATCTTTGTTACATGCAGCCTGATTCTGGTAAACCTCCCTCAAAagattttttgttcattttttatgaTCTTGAGACTCGTCAGGAAAAAATATTGCTAGATGGTTCACTTCTTCAAGAACCAAATCTCTGTGTATTTAGTCAGCGATGTTACAATTGTCTTCAGGAAGAAAAATTACAGTTTTGTCAAACATGCGGTTTTCGTCTAAATGTTTTAAACGAaaatgttatttctatttttattgaatatgttTTTCAAATTAGGAAAAAATTTAAGAATGTTGTCGTTTTGGCACATAACGGAGGGGGTTTCGATAATCAGTTCGTGTTGAATTACATCCTCACAAAGACCGATTTAACCCCTGATCTTATCATGCGGGGTACGAAGTTAGTTTCGATGAGTGTTGGGAATGTCCGTTTTCTCGACAGTCTTAATTATTTTCCTATGGCCTTGTCAGCTTTACCAAAAGCTTTTGGTTTAACAGAGTTAAAAAAGGGCTATTTCCCACATTTGTTTAATAAAGGGCAAAATCAATCTTATCTCGGACCTATACCTTCTCTAAAATTCTATGATATCGATAATTTGAAGAAGGATGCACGTGATAAGTTAATAAATTGGCATACTGCTAAAGTTGCTAACGGTTATGTTTTTGATTTTCAGAAAGAGATCGTTGACTATTGTATTTCCGATGTCATGATATTAACACAGGCTTGTCTTACATttaggaaacaattattgaataCGTCAAATGTCTGTCCTTTTATGGAAGCTACTACCGTAGCCTCGACTTGTAGTAAAGTATTTAGGCGAAATTTTCTACAATCTGACACAATAGGTCTTATTCCTAAAGGTGGTTATCGTTTTAAAGATAATCAGTCAAAAATAGCTCTGCAGTGGCTACTTTGGGAAGAGAAACAGCGTAATATTAAAATACAGCATGCTGCACGAGGATTTGAGGCTGTTATTAATACTTGTAAAGTGGATGGTCTTTACGAAAATATCGTGTTTGAATTTCAGGGTTGTTACTATCATGGTTGTCCCCAATGTTATCCCGAAAACAGATTGGCTCGTCTTCATGACGATCCTTCACACTGCATGGAAAATCGTTATGACAGAACTGCTGCCAAAAATCAATATCTAAAATCTCTGGGATATGAAGTCGTTGAAATCTGGGAGTGTGCCTTCAGAAAAACTATGACGCCTGAGATAAAATCATTTACTGAGGATCACCCCTTAATGAGAACTCAACCTATAAATGCTAGGGATGCTTTGTATGGTGGTCGTACTGGTAACACCGTGGAGTATTATAAGGCTCAAGAAAATGAAAAGATTAAATATGTCGATGTTTGTTCCCTATACCCTTGGGTATGTAAGCGTGGAAAATTTCCTCTAGGTCATCCTAAAATTTTTGTAGGAGATGAATGCCGGCATATAGATTTATCACGAGTATCTGGTTTAATAAAGTGTAAAGTACTTCCTCCCTCAAACCTTTATCATCCTGTTCTACCcgcaaaaataaacaataaatgcaTGTTTGTTCTTTGTCGTAAATGCAGCGAGGACTTTATGCAAGGAGAATGTCAGCATTCCGACGAACAGAAGTCACTTACAGGAACATGGGTAATTGAAGAAGTTGTAAAAGCTTTGGAAAAGGGTTACAAAATAGTTGAGACCTACGAAATCTGGTCGTACGACACCCGTGAATTGTCAAAACATCAAAATGGTCTCTTTTCCGACATGATGAATAAATTCATCAAAATCAAGCAGCAAGCTTCAGGATGGCCCCGTGGTTGTGTAACAGCCGAAGAAAAAAACCGATACATCGAACAGTTTCTCCAGATAGAAGACGTTCGGTTAGAGTTTACCGAAATAACGGCGAATCCTGGCCTTAGATCGTTAGCTAAATTAATGCTTAATTCGTTCTGGGGTAAATTTGCACAGCGAGAAAATCTTCCCAAAACTTCTATTGTAAACAATCCTAAAGAATTCTTTGCTATGATGATTAATCCCTCGATCTATGTAAATACTGTGGTTCCTGTAAACGAGGAAACACTGGTTGTTACGTGGGAGTATGTGGAAGAAGCATTTTCAATGTCTTCCACTGTAAACGTCGTTCTGGCCTCATACGTTACGGCTCTAGCCCGCCTCAAACTGTATTCCTATTTAGACATGGTGGGCGAGCGTACTTTATATTATGATACCGATTCAATTGTGTACATTTCCAGAGACGGTCCGCCTGATCTTCCTACCGGTGACTGTATTGGTGATTTAACTGATGAGCTAAGTGGTGGTCATATTTCGGAGTTCGTTTCTGGAGGCCCCAAAAATTATGCTTATAAATACATACTTCCTAATGGTGACGAAAAATTTTGTTGCAAAGTTAAGGGAATTTCCCTTAATTATTTAAACTCGCAATTAATTAATTTTGATACTATTAAAAAGATGGTACTTGTAAAGTCGGAAGGTATTAAAATCATAAGTAAACAAGTTAGACGAACAACAGAACATCAAGTCATAACACAGGAAATCCATAAAAATTATCGACCACAttctacaaaaagaaaatttttagaagATTTTAGTTCCGTTCCTTTTGGTTATAAGAAAatgaaaatgtaa
- the LOC140452555 gene encoding uncharacterized protein — MDARRAPNFTAQEEKILVSLAKKYSHILENKMSNVDMNTKKVVAWKKIEEEYNSSVGSNFREVKVLRKKYENIKKRSKRKFADEKAHVMGTGGGSQMDSQINEIDIDIKEILGTRLEGLHSEFDDDAVVQQPEEVYEAGDCIIDETEEGGAHYDLEDWSPSLPTNNAIVDDHTYYADQEPSTSGESKHILSDRSDSKWSKCEPEKLKKNVSKPLVVADKKKYKTDTIATKISQWAAAKTEIEEFKKGLMKEKHMLELQILKDESDARIALMKEDQKSKIKLSIFEKHPNLSKEQINIIFNKISDLK; from the exons ATGGACGCAAGAAGGGCTCCCAATTTCACTGCCCAAGAAGAAAAGATATTGGTTTCTTTGGCCAAAAAGTACAGCcacattttagaaaataaaatgtcCAATGTGGACATGAATACGAAAAAAGTGGTGGCGTGGAAGAAAATAGAGGAAGAGTACAATTCTTCAGTCGGGTCAAATTTTCGTGAGGTCAAAGTGCTTCGAAAGAAGTATGAGAACATTAAAAAAAGGTCCAAACGAAAATTTGCTGATGAAAAAGCACATGTTATGGGTACAGGTGGAGGGTCCCAGATGGACAGTCAAATCAATGAAATTGACATAGATATAAAAGAGATATTAGGTACCCGATTAGAAGGATTGCattcagaatttgatgatgatgcTGTGGTCCAACAACCTGAAGAGGTTTATGAAGCTGGTGATTGTATTATTGATGAAACCGAGGAAGGTG GGGCACATTATGATCTAGAAGATTGGAGTCCCTCGCTTCCTACAAATAATGCAATTGTTGATGATCACACATATTATGCAGATCAGGAACCATCCACTAGTGGCGAATCAAAGCATATACTTAGTGACA GAAGTGACAGTAAATGGAGCAAGTGTGAaccagagaaattaaaaaaaaatgtttcaaaaccaCTGGTTGTAGCAGATA aaaaaaaatataagactGATACAATTGCTACCAAGATATCGCAATGGGCAGCTGCAAAAACAGAGATAGAGGAATTTAAAAAAGGGCTCATGAAAGAGAAGCATATGTTAGAGTTACAGATATTAAAAGATGAATCCGATGCAAGAATTGCGTTAATGAAAGAGGaccaaaaaagtaaaataaaattgtcaatatttgaaaaacatccaaatttatcaaaagagcagataaatataatatttaacaaaatttctgatttaaaataa